The Synechococcales cyanobacterium T60_A2020_003 genome includes a region encoding these proteins:
- a CDS encoding F0F1 ATP synthase subunit delta: MKGSLVAAEVYEPYAQALMSLAQDNDLVDQFGHEVNQLLELLSESQEFKQFLSNPLIKPEAKKAVIQQVVGDQANPYILNFLMLLVDRRRIGFLEGICKQYQTLLRQLKRILLAEVTSATALTDEQRESVRQKIVDMSGGQQVELDVHVDPDLIGGVIIKVGSQVFDASIRGQLRRISLALTGN, encoded by the coding sequence ATGAAGGGAAGTTTAGTAGCGGCTGAGGTTTACGAGCCTTATGCTCAAGCCTTGATGAGCTTAGCTCAGGATAACGACTTAGTGGACCAGTTCGGTCATGAAGTTAACCAACTGCTGGAGCTTTTGAGTGAGTCGCAAGAATTTAAGCAATTCCTGTCGAATCCACTCATTAAGCCAGAAGCCAAGAAAGCAGTTATCCAGCAAGTTGTAGGGGATCAGGCCAATCCATACATCTTGAATTTCCTGATGCTTCTGGTTGATCGTCGCCGTATTGGTTTTCTAGAGGGCATCTGTAAGCAATATCAAACCCTCTTACGCCAGTTGAAGCGAATTCTCCTTGCTGAAGTTACATCTGCAACGGCGCTAACCGATGAACAGCGGGAATCAGTTCGCCAAAAGATTGTGGATATGTCTGGCGGTCAGCAGGTTGAGCTAGATGTTCACGTTGATCCTGACCTGATTGGTGGTGTCATCATCAAGGTCGGTTCTCAAGTCTTTGACGCGAGCATTCGAGGCCAGTTGCGTCGTATTTCTCTGGCATTGACAGGCAACTAA
- a CDS encoding F0F1 ATP synthase subunit B: METLIQLANVASLWIANVPEEGFALNFNLLETNLINLVIIIFVLVYFGRKTLGNMLAERSASIATAIQEAEERKQKAASSLAEQQQRLAQAKAEAEKIIEDSKQKAQAARDAILAEAAADIAKMRATAAQDLDAQQDKVLRELRQQVVAMAMQTVESKLKSDLNDDSKRHLVDRSIAMLGGNL, encoded by the coding sequence ATGGAGACACTGATACAGCTGGCAAATGTTGCTAGCTTATGGATTGCAAACGTCCCAGAAGAAGGATTTGCCTTGAATTTCAATCTTCTGGAGACAAATCTAATCAACCTGGTCATTATTATTTTTGTCCTGGTTTATTTCGGGCGTAAAACGCTTGGCAATATGTTAGCGGAGCGGAGTGCATCGATTGCTACCGCTATTCAGGAAGCAGAGGAGCGCAAGCAGAAAGCTGCATCGTCTTTGGCAGAACAGCAGCAGCGCCTAGCTCAAGCAAAGGCTGAAGCAGAAAAGATTATTGAAGATTCTAAGCAAAAAGCTCAAGCTGCTCGTGATGCCATTTTGGCTGAAGCTGCAGCTGATATCGCGAAGATGCGTGCAACGGCAGCTCAAGATCTCGATGCTCAGCAAGATAAAGTTCTGCGTGAGCTACGTCAGCAGGTCGTAGCAATGGCGATGCAAACTGTTGAATCCAAGCTGAAATCGGATTTGAACGACGATTCCAAGCGGCATTTGGTAGATCGTAGCATTGCCATGCTAGGAGGTAACTTATGA
- a CDS encoding F0F1 ATP synthase subunit B', with amino-acid sequence MLYWTTLLATEAAEKGGGGLFDIDATMPLMAVQFLGLVVVLNAVFYKPVGKAIDERNEYIRVTQADARERLEKAQALAKQYEQELVDTRRQAQAVIVEAQNQAQQIASQQIAAAQQEAQAQREQVQRELDQQKQEALQSLGQEVDSLSRQILEKLLGGQLV; translated from the coding sequence CTGTACTGGACAACGCTATTGGCTACCGAGGCTGCAGAAAAGGGTGGCGGCGGTCTATTTGATATTGACGCCACGATGCCGTTGATGGCTGTCCAATTCCTTGGCTTGGTCGTTGTGTTGAACGCTGTTTTTTATAAGCCAGTCGGCAAAGCGATTGACGAACGGAATGAATACATCCGGGTCACTCAAGCTGATGCGCGTGAGCGTCTTGAAAAGGCTCAAGCTCTTGCCAAGCAATATGAGCAGGAACTGGTCGATACTCGACGACAAGCTCAGGCGGTGATTGTTGAGGCTCAAAATCAGGCGCAGCAGATTGCATCTCAGCAGATTGCGGCTGCTCAGCAGGAGGCTCAGGCACAGCGTGAGCAGGTACAGCGTGAGTTGGATCAGCAGAAGCAAGAGGCACTCCAGTCTTTGGGGCAAGAGGTTGATTCCTTAAGCCGACAGATTTTGGAGAAGCTCCTCGGTGGGCAGCTAGTCTAG